Proteins encoded together in one Formosa sp. Hel3_A1_48 window:
- a CDS encoding MlaD family protein: protein MRTTKEIKTAILVLSGILLFIFIFNYLKGENLLSSARKITAVYDNVEGLTSSAAVTINGHSIGKVQDVRFTDDGSGKLEVVMLIESDFEFSVNSTAELYESGLIGGKAIAIVPAFDGADNVSSGVVLKSSVKPGLTELVNQRLTPLQEKIESVMVSADELLLNVNSVFDAKTKTHLKGSIAQLEQTILSFESTSNALNNLVEDNKSSISSTLNNFSEISEDLTEVSANLVDANLKETINGLQSTVSNFDTLLSAIDKGEGSVGKLMKDEGLYNNLEGALGQLQALLEDMKLNPKRYVHFSLFGKKNKPYSQAETETKE from the coding sequence TTGAGAACCACAAAAGAAATTAAAACAGCAATATTAGTCCTTTCAGGGATTCTATTATTTATATTTATTTTTAATTATCTAAAAGGGGAGAATTTACTTAGTAGTGCCCGGAAAATTACAGCGGTATACGACAATGTTGAAGGGTTAACCTCTTCTGCAGCAGTGACTATAAATGGTCATTCTATTGGTAAAGTGCAAGATGTGCGTTTTACTGATGACGGCAGTGGAAAACTAGAGGTTGTCATGCTAATTGAAAGTGATTTTGAATTTTCCGTGAACAGTACAGCTGAACTGTATGAATCTGGACTTATAGGAGGGAAGGCTATTGCAATAGTCCCTGCCTTTGATGGAGCTGATAACGTTTCGTCTGGAGTTGTGCTTAAATCCTCTGTAAAACCAGGTCTTACTGAACTTGTGAATCAACGCTTAACTCCACTTCAAGAAAAAATCGAATCAGTAATGGTTAGTGCTGATGAACTTTTGTTGAACGTCAATAGTGTTTTTGATGCGAAAACAAAAACCCATCTCAAAGGGAGTATTGCTCAATTAGAACAAACTATTTTATCTTTTGAATCCACTTCCAATGCGCTTAATAATTTAGTGGAAGACAACAAATCATCTATTTCATCAACACTGAACAACTTTAGTGAAATATCTGAAGATCTCACTGAAGTGAGTGCCAATTTGGTTGATGCCAATTTGAAGGAAACCATTAATGGACTCCAGTCTACTGTTTCTAATTTTGATACCTTACTTAGTGCAATTGACAAGGGTGAAGGCTCCGTTGGCAAACTCATGAAAGATGAAGGATTGTATAACAATTTAGAGGGTGCTCTTGGACAATTGCAAGCTCTTCTTGAAGACATGAAGTTAAATCCCAAGCGGTATGTTCATTTTTCATTGTTTGGCAAGAAAAACAAGCCTTACAGTCAAGCTGAAACAGAAACTAAAGAATAA
- a CDS encoding N-acetylmuramoyl-L-alanine amidase family protein: MQIKPFLTILLCFFGLISLAQTKNNTKPFVVVLDAGHGGKDPGRPTAYGYKEKDIVLDVVLRVGKLLENVDDVQVIYTRKKDVFLELRQRASIANKADADLFVSIHCNAHNSDAHGTETFVLGLHRNASNFRIAQQENEVIFMEDNYEQNYEGFDPSSPESFIGLTLLQEDYLDQSILLARTIQNNFMQKLKRRDRGVKQAGFWVLHNTYMPSVLVETGFITNKKEGDYLNSNRGKEEISKSIFDAIIDYKSSLNSDVTFENPIEETPQVASAVFFKVQIAAGAKKLAPAPYNFNGLSPISRVKSTTLYRYFYGETTDYETVLKLKAEAIEKGYTSAFVVAYENGLKIPVDKALKTKTN, translated from the coding sequence ATGCAAATTAAACCATTTTTAACAATACTGTTGTGTTTTTTTGGATTGATTTCTCTAGCTCAGACCAAAAACAATACCAAACCTTTTGTTGTCGTATTAGATGCCGGTCATGGCGGCAAGGACCCAGGTCGTCCTACTGCTTATGGCTATAAAGAAAAAGATATTGTTCTTGATGTTGTTTTACGCGTTGGTAAGCTTTTGGAAAACGTGGATGATGTACAGGTTATTTACACACGCAAAAAAGATGTTTTTCTGGAACTGCGCCAGCGCGCATCCATAGCAAATAAAGCCGATGCCGACCTTTTTGTTTCCATTCATTGTAATGCTCATAATTCCGATGCTCATGGAACTGAAACATTTGTTTTAGGTCTTCATCGAAACGCTTCCAATTTCCGTATCGCGCAACAAGAAAATGAGGTTATTTTTATGGAAGATAACTACGAACAAAATTATGAAGGTTTTGACCCTAGCTCACCAGAGTCGTTTATTGGTTTAACGCTTTTACAAGAAGATTATCTTGATCAAAGTATTTTACTAGCGCGCACAATTCAGAATAATTTTATGCAAAAGCTCAAACGCCGCGACCGCGGAGTAAAACAGGCTGGTTTTTGGGTCCTACACAATACCTACATGCCAAGTGTTTTGGTGGAGACTGGTTTTATAACCAACAAAAAAGAAGGAGATTATTTGAATTCAAATCGTGGTAAAGAAGAAATTTCAAAAAGTATTTTTGATGCCATCATAGATTATAAATCTAGTTTAAATTCTGATGTAACATTCGAAAACCCAATTGAAGAGACTCCGCAAGTTGCTTCAGCTGTATTTTTTAAAGTACAGATTGCTGCTGGTGCCAAAAAACTTGCACCAGCCCCTTATAATTTTAATGGGCTTAGCCCTATATCAAGAGTCAAATCGACAACCCTTTACCGCTATTTTTATGGCGAAACAACAGATTACGAGACCGTTTTAAAATTGAAAGCTGAAGCCATAGAAAAAGGCTACACCTCAGCATTTGTAGTGGCCTATGAAAATGGCTTAAAAATTCCTGTCGATAAAGCCCTTAAAACAAAAACAAATTAA